In the genome of Streptomyces sp. SLBN-118, the window TGCTCGGGCCCGTCCGTGTCGATCACCTCGACGACCAGGCCCGCGTACGGATGGTCCAGTGCGTGAAAGTCGCGCGGGCCGGCCGCCCCGTCCCGGTAGACGGTCGCCTGGTGGTCCTGGAAGGCGGTGAAGACGTGGGTACGGTCCTGGTAGACGCGGCCGTCCCGGTTGAGCCGCTTGTTGATCCCGACGGTCCACTTCATGTGGTCGGCGTAGCGCCGGTCGGTGATCCAGTACGCGGAGAGGTAACAGCCCGCGGTGACGGGCTCGGCCACCGCCGACTTCTCCGGGTAGCGCAGCAGTTGGAGGTCCCGCGTGGCGACCCAGCGCCGTCCCGCGTACATCCAGGGCATGGCCATCGCGCCCGCGTAGTAGTGGTCGTCCTCGTACCAGCGGTTGTACGCGTACTCATGGCCCGGGTGCGGTTCGACCATGGTGATCAGGGCGTGGCCGGGGCGCACCCCGTAGGGGCCCACGGCCGCCAGTTCCGCGTACACCTCGGACCGGGTGTCCTCGCTCACGACGCTCCCCTTCCTTCCTCCGGTGGTCGGACCTACTCTGACGCCCCGTCAGAAGAACTGCCAGAGCCGGGAGGCGCCAAGATGCTGCTCCAGGGGAAGACCGTGATCGTCTCCGGCGTGGGGGCCGGGCTCGGCCATCAGATCGCCGCGACGGTCGTACGGGACGGGGGCAACGCGATCCTCGGCGCCCGAACCGAGGCGAACCTCGCCAAGTCGGCGCGAGAGATGGACCCCGAGGGATCACGCACCGCCTACCGCGCCACGGACATCACCGACGAGGCGCAGTGCGAGGCGCTGGCCGCGCTCGCGCTGGAGCGTTTCGGGAGGATCGACGCGGTCGTCCATGTCGCCGCCTGGGACAGCTGTTTCGGCGGGCTCGCGGACGCCGACTTCGAGACCTGGCAAGGCGTCATCGACGTGAATCTGCTGGGCACGCTGCGGATGACCCGGGCCTGCCTGCCCGGACTGAGAGAGCGCGGCGGCTCGGTCGTCATCATCGGGACGCAGTCGGCGGTGGCGGCTCCCTCGCAGGTGTGGCAGGCGGCGTACGCGGCGTCAAAGGGCGCGCTGACCTCGGCGATGTACTCGTTGGCGCGCGAGTTCGGCCCCGACCGGATCCGGGTCAACACGGTGCTGCCGGGCTGGATGTGGGGACCGCCCGTACAGGCGTACGTCCAGTTCACCGCGCACACCGAGGGGGTACCGGAGGACGAGGTGCTCGGGCGGCTCACCGAGCGGATGGCACTGCCGGAGCTGGCAACGGACGGAGATGTCGCGGGGGCCGCGGTCTTTCTCGCCTCCGACCGGGCCCGGGCGATCACGGGTCAGTCGCTGCTCGTCAACGCGGGTGAACTGATGCGGTAGCGGCCCCTTTTGATTCCCCTTCGAGTCATAGATGTGAACGAAGGTCATTGACTCGAACAATTTTACTTGCCCTTGACTCCTCGGGTCGTTGTCGTGGCCGCGCGCATGGACACACCATGAACGGCGTTCACAAGGCGGACCCCAGGAGGGGCACATGAACAGTCTCGACTGGACCGTGCTCATCGGATACTTCGGTGTGATGGTCGCGATCGGCCTCTGGTCGCACAAGCGCGTCGACAACGTCAGCGACTTCTTCACCGCAGGCGGCAAGATGCCCTGGTGGCTGTCGGGCATCTCGCACCACATGTCCGGCTACAGCGCGGTGATGTTCACCGGTTACGCGGGCATCGCCTACAAGTACGGTGTGACGTCCTTCGTGACGTGGTCCCTCCCGATCGCCATCGGCGTCTTCATCGGCGCCAAGCTCTTCGCGCCTCGGCTGAACCGCCTGCGCTCCAAGCTGCATGTCGCCTCGCCGCTGGAATATCTGAAGAACCGTTACAACCTCAAGACCCAGCAGGCGCTGGCCTGGTCGGGACTGCTGCTGAAGATCGTGGACGTGGGCGCCAAGTGGGCCGCCATCGCCACCCTGCTCTCCGTCTTCACCGGTATCTCGCTCAACCAGGGCATCCTGATCACCGGCGTCATCACCGGTGTCTACTGCACCGTCGGCGGTCTGTGGGCCGACGCCCTGACCGAGCTGGGGCAGTTCATCATCCAGCTCTTCGCCGGACTCGCGATGCTCGTCGCGGTCATGGGCAAGCTGGACGGCTTCAGCACCCTGTGGACGATCTGGGACGAGCCGGAGCTCCAGGGGCACGCGGACGCGACCGCCGGACCGTACACGGTGACGTTCCTGCTGGCGTTCCTCTTCATCAAGACCTTCGAGTACAACGGCGGCATGTGGAACCAGGCGCAGCGCTACATGGCGACCGCCAACGCCCGCGAGGCCACCCGCTCGGCGCGGCTCTCGGCAGTCCTGTGGGCCCTCTGGCCGCTGATCCTCTTCTTCCCGATGTGGTGCGCACCGCTGCTCGTCCAGGCGAAGAAGCCGGACGCGTCCGACTCCTACGCGCTGATGACCGAGCAGTTGCTGCCGCACGGTCTGCTGGGCCTGGTCATCGTGGGCTTCTTCTCGCACACCATGGCCATGTGCTCCTCCGACGCCAACGCGATCTCCGCGGTCTTCACCCGGGACATCGCGCCGGTCATCTCCAAGAAGGCGCGGAACTGGACCGAGCGGGCCGGGCTGGTCGCCGCCCGTCTGTCGACGATCTCGTTCCTGGCGCTGTCGATGGCGATCGCGACCCAGGTCAACTCGCCCACGTTCAAAGACATCATCACCATCGTGATCAAGTGGGTGGCGGGACTGATGGGCCCGATCGCGATCCCGTTCATGCTCGGCCTGCTGCGTCCCTTCCGTAAGTCCGGACCGACCGCGGCGCTCACCAGTTGGGCGGCGGGCCTGATCGCCTTCTTCTTCCTCAACTACGAGATCGACGGCACCGCAAGGACCGATGTGGCCCTGCAGTACCAGGTCTCGCTGCCGCTGGCGGTCTCGCTCGTACTCTACGTCGTGATCGGCCTGGTCAAGCCGGAGGACACCCCCGAGC includes:
- a CDS encoding SDR family oxidoreductase — its product is MLLQGKTVIVSGVGAGLGHQIAATVVRDGGNAILGARTEANLAKSAREMDPEGSRTAYRATDITDEAQCEALAALALERFGRIDAVVHVAAWDSCFGGLADADFETWQGVIDVNLLGTLRMTRACLPGLRERGGSVVIIGTQSAVAAPSQVWQAAYAASKGALTSAMYSLAREFGPDRIRVNTVLPGWMWGPPVQAYVQFTAHTEGVPEDEVLGRLTERMALPELATDGDVAGAAVFLASDRARAITGQSLLVNAGELMR
- a CDS encoding sodium:solute symporter family protein, producing MNSLDWTVLIGYFGVMVAIGLWSHKRVDNVSDFFTAGGKMPWWLSGISHHMSGYSAVMFTGYAGIAYKYGVTSFVTWSLPIAIGVFIGAKLFAPRLNRLRSKLHVASPLEYLKNRYNLKTQQALAWSGLLLKIVDVGAKWAAIATLLSVFTGISLNQGILITGVITGVYCTVGGLWADALTELGQFIIQLFAGLAMLVAVMGKLDGFSTLWTIWDEPELQGHADATAGPYTVTFLLAFLFIKTFEYNGGMWNQAQRYMATANAREATRSARLSAVLWALWPLILFFPMWCAPLLVQAKKPDASDSYALMTEQLLPHGLLGLVIVGFFSHTMAMCSSDANAISAVFTRDIAPVISKKARNWTERAGLVAARLSTISFLALSMAIATQVNSPTFKDIITIVIKWVAGLMGPIAIPFMLGLLRPFRKSGPTAALTSWAAGLIAFFFLNYEIDGTARTDVALQYQVSLPLAVSLVLYVVIGLVKPEDTPERDAVIARINSDDDGPGTASAGGAVPSPAEPVEAAEPVEAAEPVEAAEPVEAAEAAEAAETKVLGGEGAGAPQTRG